A genomic window from Plasmodium malariae genome assembly, chromosome: 10 includes:
- the PmUG01_10043900 gene encoding conserved Plasmodium protein, unknown function, translated as MKAKKKSVKKSKLEVSNNLINEYYNIIPNIEIEIENLLKTFHVKKYDYKIIHFLIDIIQNETLKILRNAKSIKESINHKNLSIHDEPNNNIINNDENNYDDQRKNSTMFDQSKNRASFDKSSSTVNLKICNIKCDDKWNDRKDGEQEKDAEREGKNKGEKNDVMNDPNYSEEKENVHKCAASGSNSIRNSSNCNEDHNDGDCNRRNGEKVVKGAVGVERGVKEDAGASIEAGVDVNVDSNEGIDLEGEKSQDCINNANAKMNIIKHKQSQEKLNLPESSTSEAVNTKEGEEGNKDIRQEIETSENNKNEGNLENSKELQNEASTVQLQNDENNYGIFKKISSYFTKKNKVEEEALNSIEQINLSGVFSNGDDNNLNNLLCENNNELINIGKLNTQEEMDQKTVEEFVRSDKERSAHDEMVNEKGENDNMLNERVSSDTVIGTDAMNDENKTVNNTTDEKMKNEVIDEKEKTTNEENNVKNANDEIIENNMNSNTNSNTNSNTNSNMNINLNSNVNSNINSNMNSNINSNMNSNMNSNMNSNMNSNMNSNINSNMNSNINSNMNSNINSNMNGNNKDKIPYEEKEDNKNGSISMAEHNNVNEKTTQNNDKDGIKKESVNNINEQVLIIDEVSVNLAIKEYVLKYIYRKKNDDFLFDELAYQTKDTNNIIIDRNVKYPSGFPPYLPDDCSINTVLPSWNIKYNFNSAKKKSYI; from the coding sequence ATGAAAGCAAAGAAAAAGAGTGTAAAGAAAAGCAAGTTAGAGGTGAGTAAcaatttaattaatgaatattataacataattccaaatattgaaatagaaattgaaaatttactaaaaacttttcatgtaaaaaaatatgattacaaaataattcattttttaattgatataatacaaaatgaaacGCTTAAAATACTAAGGAATGCAAAAAGTATAAAGGAAAGtataaatcataaaaatCTTTCTATACATGATGAACCgaataacaatattataaacaaTGATGAGAATAATTATGATGATCAAAGGAAGAATAGCACAATGTTCGACCAAAGCAAAAATAGAGCTTCGTTTGACAAAAGTAGTTCAACAGTTAACCTAAAAATTTGTAACATAAAATGCGATGATAAATGGAATGACAGAAAAGATGGGGAACAAGAAAAGGACGCAGAAAGAgaaggtaaaaataaaggagAAAAGAATGATGTTATGAACGATCCAAACTATAGtgaggaaaaagaaaatgtgcATAAATGTGCAGCTAGTGGTAGTAATAGTATAAGAAATAGTAGTAACTGCAATGAGGACCATAATGACGGGGATTGTAACAGAAGAAATGGAGAAAAGGTAGTAAAGGGAGCCGTCGGTGTGGAAAGGGGTGTAAAAGAAGATGCTGGTGCAAGCATAGAAGCTGGTGTAGATGTAAACGTTGACTCCAACGAGGGTATTGACTTGGAAGGGGAAAAAAGCCAAGATTGCATAAATAACGCAAATGCGAAGATGAacattataaaacataaacaGAGTCAGGAAAAATTGAACCTCCCAGAATCGTCCACTAGCGAAGCAGTGAATACGAAGGAAGGAGAAGAGGGAAATAAAGACATACGTCAAGAAATAGAAACAAGTGagaataacaaaaatgaagGAAATTTAGAAAACAGTAAGGAACTACAAAATGAAGCAAGTACTGTGCAACTGCAGAATGATGAAAACAATTAtggaatatttaaaaagatttCAAGTTATTTtacaaagaaaaacaaagtaGAAGAGGAGGCCTTGAACAGTATTGAACAGATAAACTTATCTGGGGTATTCAGTAATGGAGATGATAATAATCTAAACAACTTATTATGTGAAAACAACAATGAACTTATAAATATAGGAAAGCTAAATACGCAGGAAGAGATGGATCAGAAGACTGTTGAAGAATTTGTTCGTTCCGATAAGGAAAGAAGTGCACATGATGAGATGGTTAACGAAAAGGGGGAAAATGATAACATGCTTAACGAAAGAGTGTCAAGTGATACTGTCATAGGTACAGATGCGATGAATGACGAAAACAAAACTGTTAACAATACAACAgacgaaaaaatgaaaaatgaagttatcgatgaaaaagaaaaaacaactAATGAAGAGAATAATGTGAAGAATGCAAATGATGAAATTATAGAGAACAATATGAACAGCAACACGAACAGCAACACGAACAGCAACACGAACAGCAATATGAACATCAATTTGAACAGCAATGTGAACAGCAATATAAATAGCAATATGAACAGCAATATAAATAGCAATATGAACAGCAATATGAACAGCAATATGAACAGCAATATGAACAGCAATATGAACAGCAATATAAACAGCAATATGAACAGCAATATAAACAGCAATATGAACAGCAATATAAATAGCAATATGAACGGAAATAATAAGGATAAGATACCATACGAGGAAAAGGAAGATAACAAAAATGGCAGTATCAGTATGGCTGAACACAATAATGTTAATGAAAAGACGACGCAAAATAACGATAAAgatggaataaaaaaagagagcGTAAATAATATCAACGAGCAAGTGCTAATAATAGATGAGGTGAGCGTAAACCTAGCCATAAAAGAATatgtgttaaaatatatttacagaaaaaaaaacgatGATTTCTTATTTGATGAATTAGCATATCAAACAAAAGATACaaacaatataattattgaTAGAAATGTAAAGTACCCAAGTGGGTTTCCTCCTTACCTACCTGATGATTGTTCTATTAATACAGTACTCCCATCATGGAATATCAAGTACAATTTTAATTCtgcaaagaaaaaaagttatatctAA
- the PmUG01_10043700 gene encoding DER1-like protein, putative, giving the protein MDIYGPEVWYNNLPNVTKYLITLIFLVTLLITCNLLNVVYLLLDWNLIYNNYQIWRIFLNFLYIGKFSLSWVFFMSLFAQFSSSLEKNAVFSSPGSYLYFITIQCTFLSLISIFFYWPRGYPFLGNSLLFAIIYYWSRREAWSQVSIYFFTVKGYQLPFALIFLHFIMGQSIWIDIMGLLSGHMYYFFRELLPREGGPNLLEKTPQIFDKIMMKLREFRISQGIRGNFSRYGYRNINSPRTTNSSGTSRRVFIGRGVRLGDS; this is encoded by the exons ATGGATATATATGGCCCAGAAGTTtggtataataatttaccaaatgtaacaaaatatttgataacattaatttttttagttacTTTATTGATAActtgtaatttattaaacGTTGTATACCTTTTATTAGACTggaatttaatatataataattatcaaatatggagaatttttcttaactttttatatattgggaaattttctttatcttgGGTATTTTTCATGTCCTTATTTGCTCAATTTTCCTCATCGTTGGAAAAAAATGCAGTATTCTCAAGTCCTGGGtcgtatttatattttattactattcaGTGTACCTTTTTATCCCTAATaagtattttcttttattggCCAAGGG GTTATCCATTTTTGGGAAATTCTCTTTTATttgcaataatatattattggtCTAGGAGAGAGGCATGGAGTCAGGTTTCGATTTATTTCTTTACTGTAAAAGGGTATCAGTTACCTTTCGCTTTAatctttttacattttattatggGACAGTCCATATGGATTGACATTATGGGCTTATTATCAGGACATatgtactatttttttaGGGAACTTCTTCCAAGAGAGg GTGGTCCAAATTTGTTAGAAAAGACTCCACAAATATTTGACAAGATAATGATGAAGTTGCGAGAATTTCGCATAAGTCAAGGAATAAGAGGTAATTTCTCGAGATATGGGTacagaaatattaatagcCCAAGAACGACGAACAGTAGTGGAACGAGCAGAAGAGTTTTCATTGGAAGAGGTGTAAGACTAGGCGATAGTTGA
- the LRR1 gene encoding leucine-rich repeat protein, putative: MATYNVLGEITTIDEDETIISYQYSRIKKIENVEKCRKLKTLQLISNCIEKIENLDNNLELEHLELYENMIKKIENISMLVKLRVLDLSFNKIKIIENLETLVNLEELYLSSNKITKIENLHNCKKLKLLELGYNKIRKIENLENLTNLEELWLGKNKIEELDLPHLPKLKKLSLQHNRLTSWSDKSIKNILHINELYLSYNKLNSILDRIKDLKYLKVLDLSYNEIDDIVICSELKSLEELWLNNNNINNIEMIEQLRKNENLQTLYLEKNQIQDMLKESYRNKVISILPQLKQLDALLIAPIKVTQAE, translated from the exons ATGGCAACCTACAACGTTTTGGGGGAAATAACTACAATTGACGAAGATGAAACCATAATATCTTATCAATATtcaagaattaaaaaaatagaaaatgtGGAAAAATGTAGAAAGTTAAAA ACCCTGCAGCTCATATCTAACTGtattgaaaaaatagaaaaccTAGACAACAATTTGGAACTTGAACATTTagaattatatgaaaacatgattaaaaaaatagaaaacatATCAATGTTAGTAAAGTTAAG GGTGTTAGACCTCTCTTTCaacaagataaaaataattgaaaatttaGAAACTCTTGTAAACCTGGAAGAGTTATACCTATCTAGTAACAAAATTACAAAG ATCGAAAACTTGCACAATTGTAAAAAGCTGAAGCTATTAGAATTaggttataataaaattagaaaaatagaaaaccTAGAAAACTTGACAAATTTAGAAGAATTGTGGctaggaaaaaataaaatagaagaatTAGACTTACCACATTTaccaaaattaaaaaaattaagtttacAGCATAATAGACTAACCAGTTGGTCTGATAAATCCATTAAGAACATCTTACACATCAATGAGTTATACTTGAGTTATAACAAACTAAATTCCATTTTAGACAGaataaaagatttaaaatatttaaaagtacTAGACTTATCATATAACGAAATTGATGATATAGTAATATGTTCAGAGTTAAAATCATTAGAAGAGTTAtggttaaataataataatattaacaatatagAAATGATTGAACAGTtaaggaaaaatgaaaacctTCAAACATTGTATTTAGAGAAAAATCAAATCCAGGATATGTTAAAAGAAAGTTATAGGAATAAAGTAATAAGTATTCTTCCCCAGTTGAAACAGTTGGACGCTCTGCTTATTGCACCCATAAAGGTAACGCAAGCTGAGTAG
- the PmUG01_10043800 gene encoding conserved protein, unknown function has translation MLSCKLILYGKRPLKHLRSATDFKSYRSASNSSSSSGNKEKMSNKIYTQKRIIKRDRLLGSIKPFINEKCDTPESNVIAYYLCKLLNLQILKNAYENIGCKVLYKEPYLYVESCEYFNQQDSSGVFFKNGCVVIWNMKKNNITKFLHFCKSHININETIETYDFEELEVQNVNNKSYVNNSIIYLSSNNYRTTDKISFSFGLLSAVRLNNLEKKIENKLLLENNNIEILKKKIKSTNLDLLSKQLFTSKITLHNLRYELNIEQDILDVPEALWELEYQKKLFLNILNIFDIKQRVDLLNHRLTWTFDYLNSFLDYVNQKHSSRLERIIIIIIGLELMLGVMQMINTVGFVSLQ, from the coding sequence ATGCTGAGttgtaaattaatattatatgggAAAAGGCCATTAAAACATCTACGTTCAGCAACTGATTTTAAGTCGTATCGTTCTGctagtaatagtagtagcagtagtggtaataaggaaaaaatgagtaataaaatatacacgcaaaaaaggataataaaaagagaTAGACTACTCGGTAGTATTAAACCATTCATAAACGAAAAATGTGATACCCCGGAAAGTAATGTAATagcatattatttatgtaaattattgaatttacaaattttgaaaaatgcaTATGAGAACATTGGTTGTAAAGTTTTGTATAAAGAaccatatttatatgtagaGAGTTGTGAGTATTTTAATCAACAAGATAGTTCAGGtgtgttttttaaaaatggatGTGTAGTAATATggaatatgaagaaaaataatataacaaaattcttacatttttgtaaaagtcatataaacataaatgagACTATAGAAACCTACGATTTTGAAGAATTAGAAGTACAAAATgtgaataataaaagttaTGTAAATAATTCTATTATTTACTTAAGTTCTAATAATTATAGAACGACAGATAAGatttctttctcttttgGATTATTAAGTGCTGTTagattaaataatttagaaaaaaaaattgaaaataaactacttttagaaaataataatatagaaattttaaaaaaaaaaattaaatcaaCAAACTTAGACCTATTATCAAAACAGTTATTCACGTCAAAAATTACTTTACACAATTTAAGATATGAATTAAACATTGAACAAGATATACTTGATGTTCCTGAGGCTTTATGGGAATTAGAATAccagaaaaaattatttcttaacattttaaatatcttTGATATTAAGCAAAGGGTCGACTTATTAAATCATAGACTAACTTGGACTTTTGATTATTTAAACTCATTTCTTGATTATGTTAACCAAAAACATTCTTCGAGGTTAGAGAggattataattataatcatTGGACTTGAGCTGATGCTCGGGGTTATGCAGATGATTAACACGGTGGGATTTGTAAGTTTGCAATAA
- the PIGA gene encoding phosphatidylinositol N-acetylglucosaminyltransferase subunit A, putative, protein MECTEKQYSTDKGKNGKNEKNDIYKKERKCCICMVSDFFYPNLGGIETHIFELSKHLIKKGFKVIVVTHCYNNRNGVRWMGNGIKVYYLPLETYMDVVTFPNIIGTLPLCRNILYREKVDIVHGHQATSCLAHQFILHAKSLGLKTIYTDHSLYSFSDKGCIHVNKLLKYCINDVDHIICVSHTNRENLVLRTEINPYKTSVIGNALDTKKFIPCINKRPKYPRINIIVISRLTYRKGIDLIVKVIPLICKKYPFIKFIIGGNGPKRVLLEEMREKYHLHNSVVLLGKVKQNKVKNVLQTGHIFLNASLTEAFCIAIIEAASCGLLVISTDVGGISEVLPHDMMILSKPNHIDLCKAVDIALDMVKGVDSNAFHERLTKMYSWEKVADKTEKVYMDVLSYANNTILSRIRKIYNINTVFSKVYIILIMLSYIYCQLLEWLKPRKDIEEVVSFPHLIEEE, encoded by the exons ATGGAATGTACAGAAAAGCAATATAGTACAgacaaaggaaaaaatggaaaaaacgaaaaaaacgatatttataaaaaggagAGAAAGTGTTGTATTTGTATGGTAAGTGATTTTTTTTACCCAAATTTAGGAGGAATAGaaacacatatatttgaattatcCAAGCACTTAATAAAGAAAG GATTTaaagtaatagtagtaactCACTGCTATAATAATAGGAATGGTGTAAGATGGATGGGTAATGGAATAAAAGTGTATTATTTACCTTTGGAAACTTACATGGATGTTGTAACATTTCCGAATATAATTGGCACTTTGCCATTGtgtagaaatattttatataggGAAAAGGTTGACATTGTCCATGGGCATCAG GCAACGTCCTGTCTGGCGCACCAGTTCATCCTTCACGCAAAATCGCTGGGATTAAAGACGATATATACCGACCATTCATTGTACAGTTTTTCAGATAAGGGATGTATAcatgttaataaattattaaaatattgcaTAAATGATGTCGATCATATTATATGTGTTTCTCATACAAATCGTGAAAATTTGGTTTTGCGAACAGAAATAAATCCATATAAAACATCAGTAATAGGTAATGCACTTGACACAAAGAAATTTATTCCATGCATTAATAAAAGACCCAAATATCCtagaattaatattatagtCATAAGTAGATTAACATATAGAAAAGGAATTGATCTAATTGTTAAGGTTATTCCTTTAATATGTAAGAAATAcccttttataaaatttattattggAGGTAATGGACCAAAGAGAGTACTATTAGAAGAAATGAGAGAAAAATATCATCTACATAATTCTGTTGTATTGTTAggaaaagtaaaacaaaataaagtaaaaaatgttttacaAACAggacatatatttttaaatgcttCTTTAACTGAGGCTTTTTGTATAGCTATTATTGAAGCAGCTAGTTGTGGTTTACTTGTTATCTCAACTGATGTAGGAGGTATATCGGAAGTATTACCGCATGATATGATGATATTGTCAAAACCTAATCATATCGATTTATGTAAAGCAGTTGATATTGCTTTGGATATGGTGAAGGGTGTTGACTCGAATGCATTTCACGAGAGG CTAACTAAAATGTACTCATGGGAAAAGGTCGCTGATAAGACA GAAAAGGTATACATGGACGTTTTATCGTACGCAAATAACACAATCCTAAGTAGGATccgaaaaatatataacatcaACACTGTCTTTA GTAAAGTTTATATTATCCTAATAATGTTAAGTTACATATACTGTCAGCTGCTGGAGTGGCTTAAGCCCAG